In Dehalobacter sp., the following proteins share a genomic window:
- the pknB gene encoding Stk1 family PASTA domain-containing Ser/Thr kinase, which translates to MEKMFGGRYEIEEKIGAGGMAIVYRAKDTLLNRTVAIKVLREQYASDEGFIRRFRREAQSAASLSHQNIVSIYDVGRDGNEDYIVMEYVKGQTLKDIIRTQAPLSQDKAIHIVRQIAEALVHAHANNIIHRDIKPQNILITPDGRAKVTDFGIARAASSATVTHTGDIVGSVHYLSPEQAKGSQTTEQSDIYSLGIILYELIAGRLPYDGDTAITIALKHIQEEVELPGKLVAGVSPELETVIMKALAKSLQDRYKSSAEFLEDLDRIEAGETIVWEKRQAGDHEDTMQTQVHRGLKDKVIPNEAKNDALLRTKKRRRKIPMLVMIAVAALIVIVGASSGVWVFTHTQVVTVPDLTGKTVEEAKIELTKDRLTLGNRTETYSDEIEQGKIVSQSIKPKSEVKAGRSVDIEISKGVEYIKVPNVTTGYPLQENAESTLKEAGFTNITVKTMLSASVSKGHVFGQSVAPGSTWTKNGEIELFVSEGIQPTITAMPDFTGMSLEFTTDYLEKYDMKVMPIMEESDLFPEKAVITTEPKPGKPIQQGSEVTIVVSQGPGPPA; encoded by the coding sequence ATGGAAAAGATGTTCGGAGGAAGATATGAAATAGAAGAAAAGATCGGGGCCGGAGGGATGGCAATCGTCTACCGGGCCAAGGATACATTACTGAACAGAACCGTTGCTATCAAGGTCCTGCGGGAACAGTACGCTTCCGATGAGGGTTTTATCCGTCGTTTTCGCCGGGAGGCTCAGTCTGCAGCCAGCCTGTCTCACCAGAACATCGTTTCGATCTATGACGTGGGCAGAGACGGGAATGAAGATTATATTGTCATGGAGTATGTCAAGGGCCAGACGTTAAAGGATATTATCCGTACACAAGCGCCTCTTTCCCAGGATAAGGCGATTCATATTGTCCGTCAGATTGCTGAAGCACTGGTGCATGCACATGCCAACAATATTATTCATCGGGATATCAAGCCGCAGAATATTTTAATTACACCGGATGGAAGGGCAAAAGTTACTGATTTTGGGATAGCCAGAGCCGCCTCTTCGGCGACCGTCACCCATACCGGGGATATCGTCGGCTCAGTGCATTACCTGTCACCGGAACAGGCCAAGGGCTCCCAGACCACGGAACAGTCCGATATCTATTCGCTTGGGATCATCCTTTATGAACTAATTGCGGGAAGGCTCCCGTATGACGGAGATACCGCGATTACCATTGCCTTGAAACATATCCAGGAGGAAGTCGAGCTGCCCGGGAAGCTTGTTGCCGGAGTCAGCCCGGAACTGGAAACCGTGATCATGAAAGCACTGGCCAAATCACTTCAAGACCGCTATAAAAGTTCAGCGGAATTTCTTGAGGACCTCGACAGGATCGAAGCCGGAGAGACCATTGTTTGGGAAAAAAGACAGGCCGGAGACCATGAAGATACCATGCAGACCCAGGTTCATAGGGGTTTGAAGGATAAAGTGATCCCGAATGAGGCCAAGAATGATGCACTTCTGCGCACTAAAAAGCGCAGGAGAAAAATTCCAATGCTGGTTATGATTGCTGTTGCCGCACTGATTGTAATTGTCGGAGCATCCTCGGGAGTTTGGGTTTTCACCCATACACAGGTGGTTACCGTTCCGGATCTTACCGGGAAGACTGTAGAAGAAGCTAAAATTGAATTGACCAAAGACCGTCTGACTCTCGGCAACAGGACCGAAACCTACAGCGATGAAATTGAACAGGGTAAGATTGTTTCTCAAAGCATTAAGCCGAAGAGTGAGGTCAAGGCTGGAAGGTCAGTGGACATTGAGATCAGCAAAGGGGTAGAATACATTAAAGTACCGAATGTAACAACCGGGTATCCGCTTCAGGAAAACGCTGAGAGTACGCTTAAGGAAGCCGGTTTTACGAATATTACGGTCAAAACAATGCTGAGCGCTTCCGTTTCGAAAGGACATGTTTTCGGGCAATCGGTTGCTCCCGGTTCGACCTGGACAAAGAACGGGGAGATCGAACTGTTTGTCAGTGAAGGGATTCAACCAACGATTACCGCTATGCCTGATTTTACAGGCATGTCGCTGGAATTTACCACGGATTACCTAGAAAAATATGATATGAAAGTAATGCCGATTATGGAAGAATCAGATTTATTTCCGGAGAAAGCCGTGATTACCACTGAACCCAAACCAGGCAAACCAATCCAGCAGGGTTCGGAAGTGACCATCGTTGTGTCTCAGGGGCCGGGGCCTCCGGCTTAA
- a CDS encoding DUF3662 domain-containing protein: MRLLNKVESIAEQMATFLFSKSVGTIQPVQVARELNKIMLKNKQVSISHVYVPNVYTVSLSPEDYAVLESFGETLLVELAKHLYDEGTRQGYTFLALPVVRMQPSEKMDAGLMKTQVEFKDSVVANWRINEEKLPAEDEEMEKTTVLADAARLIMASSKTVSRKIHPYLEVIKGTNEGDIYDLDKEEYIVGRQEDCDIEVRDLEISRHHLKLYTENRRWFVQDLGSTNGTYLNKLRVDRYMVNPGDRIKAGQTHFQFHVDK, translated from the coding sequence ATGCGTCTCTTAAACAAAGTTGAATCGATTGCCGAACAGATGGCTACATTTTTGTTCAGCAAGTCGGTGGGCACAATTCAGCCTGTTCAGGTTGCCAGAGAACTAAATAAAATCATGCTGAAAAATAAACAGGTCAGCATATCCCATGTCTATGTCCCGAATGTTTACACCGTAAGTTTAAGCCCTGAGGATTATGCGGTCTTGGAAAGTTTTGGAGAGACACTGCTGGTGGAACTGGCCAAACATCTCTATGACGAAGGGACCAGGCAGGGCTACACTTTTTTGGCGCTTCCGGTTGTGCGGATGCAGCCTTCAGAGAAGATGGATGCTGGCTTAATGAAAACCCAGGTTGAGTTTAAAGATTCTGTTGTCGCCAATTGGCGGATTAACGAAGAAAAACTGCCTGCGGAAGATGAAGAAATGGAAAAAACAACAGTCCTGGCGGATGCTGCAAGATTAATCATGGCATCATCCAAAACAGTCAGCAGGAAAATTCATCCTTATCTCGAAGTTATAAAAGGGACAAACGAAGGTGACATTTACGATCTTGATAAGGAAGAGTATATTGTTGGACGCCAGGAAGATTGTGATATTGAAGTCAGAGACCTGGAGATATCCCGTCACCATTTGAAGCTTTATACAGAGAATAGAAGGTGGTTTGTTCAGGATCTAGGCAGTACCAACGGTACCTATCTGAACAAATTAAGGGTTGACCGCTATATGGTAAATCCTGGAGACAGGATAAAGGCCGGACAAACGCATTTTCAATTTCATGTAGATAAGTAA
- a CDS encoding FtsW/RodA/SpoVE family cell cycle protein — protein MLHRLSLRVLTLVVLWMGLGVLKLDDMTESGFFLQGAVFSFLILAGALFEIFFCYQGDPYLLPVVQTILAIGLVFLARINPAQAADQFIWANLGLIIYYAVFFILRDYRKLGEYQYLWGMLALLMLLLTLIFGTTINGATSWFRFAGMGFQPEELVKVALLLFLASYLSDNKELLRFGTIQVGKFSLPDAKTMGPFVFIGVFVLGLLGAQKSLGTALVFFLLMVFILYVATERLLYLVVSVPLVMVTGVAGYFLFDHVRVRVATWINPWVDASGGAYQISQSIFAISGGRLLGTGLGNGIGAYQIPNADTDFIFSVIAEEIGFIGAMAVISLFIIVVMRCFCVSTRAVDRFGQILAAGIGILIGVEALIILAGVTKMLPLTGLPLPWMSYGGSSMVGHFLLLGILAGISHSSAFSVSQIPIGKQADAL, from the coding sequence ATGCTACATCGTCTATCTTTGAGAGTTCTAACTTTAGTAGTTCTATGGATGGGACTCGGTGTACTCAAACTGGATGATATGACTGAAAGCGGCTTTTTCCTGCAAGGAGCTGTATTTTCTTTTTTGATCCTAGCAGGTGCCTTGTTTGAAATATTTTTTTGCTATCAGGGAGATCCTTATCTTCTGCCGGTAGTCCAGACCATCCTCGCGATTGGCTTGGTCTTTCTGGCAAGGATCAATCCTGCCCAGGCGGCGGACCAATTTATCTGGGCGAATCTGGGCTTGATCATTTATTATGCTGTCTTTTTTATTTTACGAGATTACCGCAAGCTTGGTGAGTATCAGTATCTCTGGGGAATGCTGGCCTTGCTTATGCTTCTGCTGACGCTAATATTTGGGACCACCATCAATGGTGCGACAAGCTGGTTTAGGTTTGCCGGGATGGGCTTCCAGCCCGAGGAGCTCGTCAAAGTAGCCCTGCTTCTTTTCCTGGCATCCTACTTAAGTGATAATAAAGAGCTTTTGCGTTTTGGAACGATTCAGGTCGGGAAATTTTCTTTGCCTGATGCCAAAACAATGGGCCCGTTTGTTTTTATCGGCGTATTTGTTCTCGGCTTGCTGGGTGCCCAGAAAAGCCTTGGGACGGCGCTGGTATTCTTCCTTCTCATGGTGTTTATCCTGTATGTCGCAACAGAAAGACTGCTTTATCTCGTGGTTTCCGTTCCGCTGGTCATGGTGACTGGGGTAGCTGGTTATTTCCTGTTTGATCATGTTCGTGTAAGGGTCGCTACCTGGATTAATCCGTGGGTGGATGCCAGCGGCGGAGCTTATCAGATATCCCAGTCGATCTTCGCCATAAGCGGGGGAAGGCTTCTGGGGACAGGTCTCGGAAATGGGATAGGTGCTTACCAGATTCCAAATGCGGACACTGATTTTATCTTTTCGGTGATTGCTGAGGAGATTGGTTTTATTGGCGCAATGGCAGTCATCAGTCTGTTTATTATTGTCGTAATGCGCTGTTTCTGTGTCAGCACCAGAGCTGTGGACCGGTTTGGCCAGATCCTGGCGGCGGGAATAGGCATTCTGATCGGTGTGGAAGCACTAATCATCCTGGCCGGGGTGACCAAAATGCTTCCGCTTACAGGTCTGCCTTTGCCTTGGATGAGTTACGGGGGAAGTTCCATGGTCGGACACTTTTTACTCCTTGGGATTCTGGCTGGCATTTCTCATAGCTCAGCTTTCTCCGTGAGTCAAATACCAATCGGAAAGCAGGCAGATGCCTTATGA
- the rpmB gene encoding 50S ribosomal protein L28: protein MASICDVCGKGVSSGMSVSHSHIRSKRTWKPNLQRVRAVVNGTPTHVKVCTRCLRSGKVKRAV from the coding sequence ATGGCTAGTATTTGTGATGTTTGCGGAAAAGGAGTTTCTTCCGGGATGAGTGTCAGTCACTCCCATATTCGCTCCAAGCGTACCTGGAAACCAAACCTCCAGCGTGTCCGTGCTGTAGTGAACGGTACTCCCACCCATGTCAAAGTCTGCACAAGATGCCTTCGTTCAGGTAAAGTGAAACGAGCTGTCTAA
- the rpe gene encoding ribulose-phosphate 3-epimerase gives MALTIAPSILSANFARLGEDVSLVENAGIDMLHIDIMDGHFVPNISIGPAVVGSLRKVSSLEFDVHLMIEHPEKYVEDFVKAGADSITIHAEATRHLHRAIQQIKSLGVNVGVALNPATPLEMLTYVLQELDVVLLMTVNPGFGGQKFIQEVLPKVVALSGILKEVNPLCRIEVDGGINVETARLVSKAGAEILVAGAAVFASPDPQQAIRDILEAAKEEQGTNKSKRFRGIKQ, from the coding sequence ATGGCCTTGACGATTGCCCCATCGATACTGTCTGCCAATTTTGCCAGATTGGGAGAGGACGTCAGTCTTGTTGAAAATGCGGGGATTGATATGCTGCATATAGATATTATGGATGGACATTTTGTCCCAAATATCTCGATAGGGCCTGCCGTTGTTGGATCGCTCCGCAAGGTCTCCTCGCTGGAGTTTGATGTTCATCTGATGATTGAACATCCTGAAAAGTATGTTGAAGATTTTGTAAAAGCAGGTGCTGACTCCATCACGATTCACGCTGAGGCCACCAGGCACCTTCATCGGGCTATCCAGCAGATCAAATCTCTTGGGGTGAATGTGGGCGTTGCACTGAACCCTGCGACCCCGCTGGAAATGCTGACCTATGTTTTGCAGGAACTTGATGTTGTGCTGCTGATGACGGTGAACCCTGGTTTTGGCGGCCAAAAGTTTATTCAGGAAGTCTTGCCGAAAGTCGTAGCACTATCGGGGATCCTGAAGGAAGTAAACCCGCTTTGCCGTATTGAGGTGGATGGCGGAATTAATGTTGAGACAGCCCGTCTGGTAAGCAAAGCCGGGGCCGAGATCCTGGTAGCCGGTGCAGCTGTATTTGCTTCCCCGGATCCGCAGCAGGCGATTCGTGATATCCTTGAAGCCGCTAAAGAGGAACAGGGTACCAACAAAAGTAAAAGATTCCGGGGAATTAAGCAATGA
- a CDS encoding thiamine diphosphokinase, translating to MKVAVVANGEWDAAWGRGELTRNHIEMLICADGGGNKAIASDRIPDVLIGDLDSITKENLEKCIAAKTTVKQYPCEKNETDLELAVAYADTYLNSQGCFLDEIVLYAAGGKRLDHLMGNISIMIAYAEKGRRLKMKDPRSDAWVMLKGKENIKGSVGQQLSIVALSDDARVSAEGLYYELDMLNLAHNSPRGISNVFTDEDISIEIHEGKVLVYVQIPC from the coding sequence ATGAAGGTTGCAGTCGTGGCAAACGGAGAATGGGATGCTGCCTGGGGCCGCGGCGAACTCACCAGAAATCATATCGAGATGTTGATCTGTGCGGACGGAGGCGGCAACAAGGCCATCGCTTCGGACAGAATCCCTGATGTATTGATTGGGGACCTCGATTCCATTACAAAAGAAAATCTGGAAAAATGTATAGCGGCCAAAACAACCGTCAAACAATATCCCTGCGAAAAAAATGAGACGGATTTAGAGCTCGCTGTGGCCTATGCGGATACATATTTAAATTCTCAGGGATGCTTCCTGGACGAAATCGTTCTTTATGCCGCCGGCGGTAAAAGGCTGGATCACCTGATGGGGAACATCTCGATTATGATTGCGTATGCTGAAAAAGGCAGACGGCTGAAGATGAAAGACCCAAGATCCGATGCCTGGGTGATGCTTAAGGGTAAAGAGAACATCAAGGGGAGTGTTGGCCAGCAGTTGTCGATCGTCGCCTTATCCGATGATGCACGGGTATCTGCCGAAGGGCTGTACTATGAGCTGGATATGCTGAATCTTGCGCATAATTCCCCGCGTGGAATCAGCAATGTGTTTACGGATGAAGATATTTCGATTGAGATTCATGAAGGCAAAGTTCTGGTCTATGTTCAGATACCTTGTTAA
- a CDS encoding penicillin-binding transpeptidase domain-containing protein, whose product MNDGIRKIALIMVFSFVFLSLGLVYWQVVKADEMLDNPANRRAIYLEERITRGGIFDRNGVVLAKTEQTADGKVRTYPQGEMFEPLLGYATVKYGSAGLEATEAETLLGMKNPSILRRIQNAFELQRTGNDLILTLDSRLQETAYQSLQGKTGAVVAIDPQNGDVLALVSQPSYDAGAIEQDWDKIIAEKDSPLVNHAFSLFPPGSIMKVVTSAAIFQAGLDTTELYDCEGSTVINGQTIQEQNDKAHGWVNYDLALAYSCNTYFAQYGIKAGVNHFLEAVSNFGFGRDIPFDQYVPISSITRDDPLPENLSLNLFAESTFGQGQVMVSPFHMALITAGVANDGKIMVPHLIDSVLDSKQNSIYQRTPEVWLTPLSKEEAEKITSGMVLAVNKGTASPGAISGAQIAAKTGSAEPGGDGDTHAWYIAFAPAENPEIAVAVLVEHGGTGGGAAAPIAKAVIEKALELKEGEN is encoded by the coding sequence ATGAACGATGGAATCCGCAAAATTGCACTGATCATGGTTTTTAGCTTTGTTTTTCTAAGCCTGGGTCTGGTATACTGGCAAGTGGTTAAGGCCGATGAGATGCTGGATAATCCAGCTAACCGTCGCGCGATTTATTTAGAGGAAAGAATTACCCGGGGCGGCATCTTTGACCGCAACGGCGTTGTTCTGGCAAAGACGGAGCAAACCGCTGACGGAAAAGTCAGAACGTATCCGCAGGGTGAGATGTTTGAACCTTTACTGGGGTATGCCACAGTAAAATACGGTTCTGCCGGCCTTGAAGCAACGGAGGCGGAAACACTTCTCGGAATGAAGAATCCTTCCATTCTCAGACGGATTCAGAATGCATTTGAATTGCAGAGAACGGGTAATGACCTGATACTGACACTTGATTCCCGTCTACAGGAGACTGCTTATCAGAGTTTGCAGGGCAAGACCGGAGCAGTGGTGGCAATCGATCCGCAAAACGGGGATGTTCTGGCGCTGGTCAGTCAGCCAAGCTATGATGCTGGAGCAATTGAACAAGACTGGGACAAAATTATTGCCGAGAAGGACAGTCCGCTGGTGAATCACGCTTTCTCGTTGTTTCCTCCAGGATCAATTATGAAAGTCGTTACTTCAGCAGCCATTTTTCAGGCAGGACTCGACACGACGGAACTCTATGATTGTGAAGGTTCTACAGTGATTAACGGGCAGACGATCCAGGAACAAAATGATAAAGCGCATGGCTGGGTCAATTATGATCTTGCTTTGGCCTACTCCTGCAATACTTATTTTGCTCAGTATGGGATCAAAGCTGGTGTAAATCATTTTCTGGAGGCTGTGTCCAATTTTGGATTTGGCAGGGATATCCCGTTTGATCAGTATGTTCCAATCAGTTCAATTACCAGAGATGACCCTTTGCCGGAAAACTTAAGCCTCAATTTGTTTGCCGAGAGTACCTTCGGTCAGGGTCAGGTGATGGTTAGTCCTTTCCATATGGCCTTGATCACAGCCGGAGTTGCCAATGACGGCAAAATAATGGTCCCGCATTTGATTGACAGTGTGCTCGATTCCAAGCAAAATAGTATCTATCAAAGGACACCTGAAGTTTGGCTGACGCCTCTCAGTAAGGAAGAAGCAGAAAAAATAACAAGCGGCATGGTATTGGCTGTCAATAAAGGAACAGCATCTCCCGGAGCCATATCTGGGGCCCAAATAGCAGCGAAAACCGGCTCGGCGGAACCGGGCGGAGACGGGGATACCCACGCCTGGTATATTGCTTTCGCTCCTGCGGAGAATCCGGAAATAGCTGTAGCAGTCCTGGTGGAACATGGCGGAACTGGCGGCGGAGCGGCAGCGCCGATTGCTAAAGCAGTCATAGAGAAAGCACTTGAATTGAAAGAAGGTGAAAACTAA
- the rsgA gene encoding ribosome small subunit-dependent GTPase A, translating to MLIQGTLMKGYAGFYYVYADDRVWECSLRGRFRVKKQQFIPGDKVMVLPGTGDKATIEKVLERQNSLVRPYIANVDQVLLVFSLRTPDPDYNLLDRLLIQAGKAEISILIVFTKEDLDVGNQAPSVDYRRIGYEVVQVSNRTLTGIDEIAERLKGNVSVLAGPSGSGKSSLINALNPGKTLKTGNVSDKIGRGRHTTRHVELLSVAGGLVADTPGFSSLYLPEMKREELQSYFPEFVRVKHECRFSSCLHDKEPDCAVKEALSESLINSSRYEHYLQFLKEVIENEKKY from the coding sequence ATGCTGATTCAGGGAACATTGATGAAAGGATATGCCGGCTTTTATTACGTATACGCCGATGACCGGGTATGGGAATGCTCCCTGCGCGGTCGTTTTCGTGTGAAAAAGCAGCAATTTATTCCCGGCGACAAGGTGATGGTTCTTCCAGGAACAGGGGATAAGGCCACGATTGAAAAGGTACTCGAACGTCAAAATTCTCTGGTCAGGCCGTATATTGCAAATGTGGATCAGGTTCTCTTGGTCTTCTCCCTGAGGACCCCGGATCCGGATTACAATTTGCTGGACAGGCTGCTCATTCAGGCCGGAAAAGCAGAAATCAGCATTTTGATCGTATTCACCAAGGAAGATCTGGATGTTGGAAATCAAGCCCCGTCTGTCGATTACCGCAGGATCGGCTATGAAGTCGTCCAGGTGTCGAATCGGACGCTGACAGGAATCGATGAAATTGCTGAACGGCTCAAGGGCAATGTGTCTGTGTTAGCAGGGCCTTCCGGATCTGGCAAATCCAGCCTGATCAATGCGCTGAATCCGGGGAAGACACTTAAAACAGGTAACGTCAGCGACAAAATTGGCCGGGGAAGGCATACAACCAGGCACGTCGAGCTTCTTTCCGTAGCAGGAGGACTTGTTGCAGATACGCCGGGATTTTCATCCCTGTACCTGCCCGAAATGAAGAGAGAGGAACTGCAATCCTACTTTCCTGAGTTTGTCCGGGTTAAACATGAATGCCGCTTTTCAAGCTGCCTTCATGACAAGGAACCTGACTGTGCTGTAAAAGAAGCCCTGAGCGAGAGCCTTATTAATTCTTCCAGATATGAGCACTATCTGCAGTTTTTAAAAGAAGTCATTGAAAATGAGAAAAAATATTAA
- a CDS encoding FHA domain-containing protein: MQMLTVIGRIVFVGFIYLFLLRILTVMLADLRSKGIMSKTESDLGCIEVLSGAEKLPKGRKIKIDSRGLSIGRGKHNDIVVPDHYCSLDHVEFKHNRGMTTLEDVGSTNGTWVNGERINSQVQLVSGDFIKIGSITFLYSRWGNESS; encoded by the coding sequence ATGCAAATGCTTACGGTAATTGGAAGGATTGTCTTTGTTGGTTTCATCTATCTTTTTCTCTTACGGATATTGACGGTTATGCTGGCCGATTTAAGGTCGAAGGGAATCATGAGCAAGACCGAATCTGATCTTGGCTGTATCGAGGTCTTAAGCGGAGCTGAAAAGCTGCCCAAAGGACGCAAGATCAAGATTGATTCCCGGGGGCTTTCCATCGGAAGAGGAAAGCACAACGATATCGTCGTTCCGGACCATTACTGTTCGCTGGATCATGTTGAATTTAAGCATAACAGAGGGATGACAACGCTGGAGGATGTTGGGAGCACGAATGGCACCTGGGTGAACGGAGAACGGATCAACTCCCAGGTCCAGCTTGTTTCCGGTGACTTCATTAAGATAGGCAGCATTACTTTTCTTTATTCGAGGTGGGGAAATGAAAGCAGTTAA
- a CDS encoding Stp1/IreP family PP2C-type Ser/Thr phosphatase: MKAVKIYETGCVRKNNEDYFLILPEESFFAVADGMGGHNAGEIASRIAVEQLEGKAAELKSSEIQDLQDWIVQAVNQANREVYEVSLRTEGTEGMGTTLTALMIYDNKAVVGHVGDSRIYLWRNKTLTLLSEDHSMVNELVRLGELTEEKAKNHPHKHVLSRALGVELNIDVDCFQLKVQDGDVFLLCTDGFSNEISDQEIAAEFSEAKSWDDHLKTLKNVVIERGAPDNFTAICCIVER, from the coding sequence ATGAAAGCAGTTAAGATCTATGAGACCGGTTGTGTTAGAAAAAACAATGAAGATTATTTTCTTATATTGCCGGAGGAGTCATTTTTTGCGGTGGCCGATGGAATGGGCGGACATAATGCCGGGGAAATAGCTTCGAGGATCGCGGTCGAACAATTGGAGGGAAAAGCAGCTGAATTAAAATCTTCGGAGATTCAGGATCTGCAGGACTGGATTGTTCAGGCTGTGAATCAGGCCAATCGTGAAGTATACGAAGTATCGCTTCGGACTGAAGGGACGGAAGGCATGGGGACAACCCTGACCGCTCTGATGATCTATGACAATAAAGCCGTTGTCGGTCATGTGGGCGACAGCAGGATTTATTTATGGAGAAATAAGACCCTCACGCTCCTATCGGAGGATCATTCGATGGTAAACGAACTTGTCCGCCTCGGAGAGCTGACGGAGGAGAAAGCCAAAAATCATCCGCACAAGCATGTTTTGTCCAGAGCGCTGGGTGTGGAGCTCAACATTGATGTAGACTGTTTCCAACTTAAAGTACAGGACGGAGATGTTTTTCTTCTGTGCACGGATGGCTTTTCGAATGAGATCAGTGATCAGGAGATTGCTGCGGAGTTTTCCGAGGCCAAATCATGGGATGATCATCTCAAAACCTTGAAGAATGTTGTGATCGAACGGGGGGCTCCGGATAATTTTACGGCTATATGCTGTATTGTGGAGCGGTGA
- a CDS encoding Asp23/Gls24 family envelope stress response protein yields the protein MAKLMETKLGNVEISEDVIATISGAAAIECYGLVGMASRKISDGVSGLLKRENLSKGVSVTLQEEDLIIDLNIIVGYGIKISEVASNVMDRVRYTVETMTGLKVAEVNVNVQGVRFLE from the coding sequence ATGGCAAAGTTGATGGAAACAAAACTGGGAAATGTAGAAATATCAGAAGACGTTATAGCTACGATCTCAGGTGCGGCAGCAATCGAGTGCTATGGTTTGGTGGGTATGGCTTCGAGAAAGATTTCGGACGGTGTTTCAGGTTTGCTTAAAAGGGAAAACTTATCCAAAGGAGTGAGTGTCACCCTTCAGGAAGAGGACTTGATCATAGACCTTAACATCATTGTGGGATACGGAATTAAAATATCGGAGGTTGCCTCCAATGTAATGGACAGGGTCCGCTACACTGTCGAGACAATGACAGGTCTAAAAGTGGCTGAAGTAAATGTAAATGTTCAAGGGGTAAGATTTTTAGAATAG
- the rlmN gene encoding 23S rRNA (adenine(2503)-C(2))-methyltransferase RlmN: protein MLIMEKLDCRGCLEGEMRAVCLENGLKKFRANQVFNWVNARGVHHWDEMKNIGKQDSERLDRVFFIQPLTVLRVQRSADGTRKFLFRLADGESIETVLMDYDHLTSRDRHTLCVSTQVGCPVGCPFCATGMDGFRRNLTAGEITGQVLEISRLLQQEDPEFKVTNIVFMGMGEPFLNYDAVMKAIRILNSENGQNIGMRRMTISTSGVAPKIIQLAQDNPQVGLAVSLHSVRNEVRDTLVPINRRYPLQELLEACRYYSGQTNRRVTFEFALHQQNGSKEEAEELVVLLKGMLAHVNLIPINPVIGSDVQRAGKERLTMFKRVLEMGKIPVSIREEKGLDIDAACGQLRQRLECEEYASLKQS from the coding sequence ATACTAATTATGGAAAAGCTGGATTGCCGCGGCTGTCTTGAAGGAGAAATGCGTGCAGTATGCCTCGAAAACGGCTTAAAAAAGTTCAGGGCCAATCAGGTTTTCAACTGGGTTAATGCCAGAGGAGTCCATCATTGGGATGAAATGAAGAATATCGGGAAACAGGACAGCGAACGGCTTGACAGGGTTTTCTTTATCCAGCCGCTGACTGTTTTAAGAGTGCAGCGTTCTGCCGATGGGACCCGGAAGTTTTTATTCCGTCTGGCTGATGGAGAAAGCATTGAAACGGTGCTGATGGATTATGATCATCTGACAAGCCGGGACAGACACACGCTATGTGTCTCGACTCAGGTAGGATGCCCTGTAGGATGCCCTTTCTGTGCAACCGGAATGGATGGATTCCGCCGAAACCTGACTGCAGGAGAGATCACCGGACAGGTGCTCGAAATCAGCCGGCTGCTTCAGCAGGAAGATCCGGAATTCAAAGTAACCAATATTGTTTTCATGGGGATGGGTGAACCTTTTCTTAATTATGATGCGGTGATGAAAGCGATTCGAATCCTGAACAGCGAGAACGGTCAGAATATCGGCATGCGGAGAATGACCATCTCGACGAGCGGTGTTGCCCCCAAGATCATTCAGCTGGCACAGGACAACCCGCAAGTCGGTTTGGCTGTATCGCTTCATTCAGTCAGAAATGAAGTCAGGGATACGCTGGTTCCTATCAACAGGAGATATCCATTGCAGGAACTGCTGGAAGCCTGCCGGTATTATTCCGGTCAGACGAACAGAAGAGTTACATTTGAGTTTGCTTTACACCAACAGAATGGCTCCAAAGAGGAAGCAGAAGAACTGGTCGTTCTCCTTAAGGGCATGCTGGCCCATGTCAATTTGATCCCCATTAATCCGGTAATCGGCAGCGACGTCCAAAGAGCGGGCAAAGAGCGGTTAACGATGTTCAAAAGGGTTCTCGAAATGGGCAAGATTCCTGTTTCGATCAGAGAAGAAAAAGGTCTGGACATTGACGCAGCCTGTGGTCAGCTTAGGCAGCGTTTGGAGTGTGAGGAGTATGCGTCTCTTAAACAAAGTTGA